In Bacteriovorax stolpii, a single genomic region encodes these proteins:
- a CDS encoding adenosine kinase — protein sequence MAKKFDVYGIGNALVDMEFEVTADFLKKANIEKGLMTLVDENRQTEIINTLHGTQHKRSCGGSAANTMIAVSQFGGKSFYSCKVASDETGDFYFKDLMDNGVETNLSSSSLEPGITGKCIVLITPDADRTMNTFLGITSNFSTKELIEEHIKNSNYLYIEGYLVASPTGKDASIKAKKIAETHNVKTALTFSDVNMVNFFADGLKEMIGDGVDLLFCNEAEAFAYTKSNDLNEAVSALKKIAKTFAITLGPKGALVFDGKEEIQVVTMPVEAIDTNGAGDLFAGAMLYGINNGMTYGEAAKLGCFASSTLVTQFGARLRLEQVKKIKEQLA from the coding sequence ATGGCAAAGAAATTTGACGTTTATGGAATTGGAAACGCCCTGGTCGATATGGAATTTGAAGTCACAGCAGACTTCTTAAAAAAGGCCAACATTGAAAAAGGTCTTATGACCCTGGTAGATGAAAATCGTCAAACAGAAATCATTAACACTCTTCATGGAACTCAACATAAAAGATCTTGTGGAGGCTCTGCTGCCAACACAATGATCGCCGTGTCTCAATTTGGTGGAAAAAGCTTTTACTCATGTAAAGTGGCCAGCGATGAAACTGGGGATTTTTACTTTAAAGACCTGATGGACAATGGTGTTGAAACCAACCTCTCATCAAGCTCACTTGAACCAGGTATCACTGGGAAGTGTATTGTTCTTATCACTCCAGATGCCGACAGGACGATGAATACATTCTTAGGAATTACATCAAATTTCTCTACAAAAGAATTGATAGAAGAGCATATTAAAAATTCTAATTACCTCTATATTGAAGGGTATTTAGTAGCGAGTCCGACAGGGAAAGACGCTTCAATAAAAGCGAAAAAAATCGCTGAAACTCACAATGTAAAAACAGCGCTGACGTTCTCAGACGTCAACATGGTAAATTTCTTCGCTGATGGCCTAAAAGAGATGATCGGCGATGGCGTTGATTTACTATTTTGTAACGAAGCCGAAGCTTTCGCTTACACAAAATCAAATGACCTAAACGAAGCGGTAAGCGCGCTAAAGAAAATTGCTAAAACTTTTGCTATCACTCTAGGGCCAAAAGGAGCTTTAGTTTTCGATGGAAAAGAAGAAATCCAGGTTGTCACGATGCCGGTTGAAGCAATCGATACCAACGGTGCGGGAGATCTTTTTGCAGGCGCGATGTTATACGGTATTAATAACGGTATGACGTACGGGGAAGCCGCTAAATTAGGCTGTTTTGCTTCTTCAACACTGGTCACTCAGTTTGGGGCCCGTTTACGTCTTGAGCAAGTAAAAAAGATCAAAGAACAACTCGCTTAA
- a CDS encoding translation initiation factor — MKQNKPVKESATRLVYSSDGSHLKLCKKCGEDPCVCADSPLQSVPIDPAKVTLKLKLEKNQRGGKLVTVIHDFPFNPAYFEDLAKKLKNHCGTGGTYKKEGKPQIELQGDQREKAEAMLTKLGFKTKRSGG, encoded by the coding sequence ATGAAACAAAATAAACCTGTCAAAGAAAGCGCCACCCGTCTTGTTTACTCCAGCGATGGCTCCCATTTAAAACTCTGCAAAAAATGTGGTGAAGACCCATGCGTTTGCGCTGACTCACCTCTCCAATCAGTGCCGATTGATCCGGCAAAAGTCACTTTAAAGTTAAAATTGGAAAAGAACCAGCGCGGTGGAAAACTAGTGACAGTGATTCACGATTTTCCATTTAACCCGGCCTACTTTGAAGACCTGGCCAAAAAGCTAAAGAATCATTGTGGAACAGGTGGGACATATAAAAAAGAGGGCAAGCCCCAGATTGAACTTCAAGGGGACCAACGAGAAAAAGCCGAGGCCATGCTCACAAAACTTGGGTTTAAAACTAAACGCAGCGGCGGTTAA
- the asnS gene encoding asparagine--tRNA ligase: protein MDRLSVKKILTEEIVDTDATVKGWLRSVRNSKKFSFLVLNDGSSQENLQIIVDEVLPNYAEVAGLLSGSAVAVTGRLVRGGGKVQSIEMQAKSVEIIGKTDETYPLQKKATSLEFLREQAHLRIRTNTFGAIMRVRHHLAMATHEFFSNRGFFYLNSPIISGVDAEGAGEMFTVSTLASDVTKSPKTKEGKLDFSRDYFGKETFLAVTGQLEGECYAMGLGAVYTFGPTFRSENSNTTRHLSEFWMIEPEVAFADLDEIAGLATDYIKYLIAYALEKAPKELEFLINREDATCEKNHMEILKHVRDSKFMRITYTEAMEILGKVDPAVKKFEYPTNWGDELQTEHERYLAEVHFKMPVIVTDYPKQFKAFYMKQNPDGKTVRAMDILVPGVGEIIGGSQREDDLAKLEARMDEMHMQKEPLWWYLDLRRFGSVPHAGFGLGFERALMYITGMNNIRDVIPFPRTPKNCDF, encoded by the coding sequence ATGGACCGCTTAAGTGTAAAAAAAATTTTAACAGAAGAAATCGTTGATACAGACGCCACAGTCAAAGGTTGGCTAAGATCTGTTCGTAACTCTAAGAAATTTTCATTCCTGGTTTTAAACGATGGCTCTTCTCAAGAGAACCTACAAATTATCGTCGATGAAGTCCTGCCAAACTACGCTGAAGTTGCAGGCCTTCTTTCTGGCTCAGCAGTTGCTGTGACTGGACGCCTGGTTCGCGGTGGTGGAAAAGTTCAATCAATTGAAATGCAGGCAAAGTCTGTTGAGATCATCGGGAAAACTGATGAAACATACCCGCTGCAAAAGAAAGCGACATCACTAGAGTTCCTAAGAGAGCAAGCTCACCTTAGAATCAGAACAAACACGTTTGGAGCGATCATGAGAGTTCGCCACCATTTAGCGATGGCCACTCATGAATTCTTCTCTAACAGGGGATTTTTCTACTTAAACTCGCCGATCATCTCAGGCGTAGACGCTGAAGGTGCAGGTGAAATGTTTACGGTTTCAACACTGGCCTCAGATGTGACAAAGTCACCAAAAACAAAAGAAGGGAAACTTGATTTCTCTCGCGACTATTTTGGAAAAGAAACTTTCCTGGCCGTTACTGGTCAGCTAGAAGGTGAGTGTTACGCTATGGGGTTGGGAGCTGTTTATACCTTTGGGCCGACATTTAGATCGGAGAACTCAAACACAACTCGCCACCTTTCTGAATTCTGGATGATTGAGCCGGAAGTTGCTTTTGCTGATTTGGATGAAATCGCAGGCCTTGCTACAGACTACATTAAATACTTAATTGCTTACGCTCTGGAAAAAGCTCCTAAAGAGCTTGAGTTCCTAATCAACCGCGAAGACGCTACTTGTGAGAAAAACCACATGGAGATCTTAAAACACGTTCGCGACTCTAAATTCATGCGCATCACTTACACTGAAGCGATGGAGATTTTAGGGAAGGTTGACCCGGCCGTTAAGAAATTCGAATACCCGACAAACTGGGGAGACGAGCTACAAACTGAACATGAGCGCTACCTGGCAGAAGTTCACTTCAAGATGCCGGTTATCGTAACGGATTACCCAAAACAATTTAAGGCCTTCTACATGAAGCAAAACCCGGATGGAAAAACTGTCCGTGCGATGGATATCCTGGTTCCAGGTGTAGGTGAAATCATCGGTGGCTCTCAACGTGAAGACGATCTTGCAAAGCTTGAAGCGAGAATGGATGAAATGCACATGCAAAAAGAACCGCTATGGTGGTACTTAGACCTTCGTCGTTTTGGATCTGTGCCGCACGCAGGATTTGGTCTAGGGTTTGAAAGGGCGCTTATGTACATCACGGGGATGAACAACATTAGAGATGTGATTCCGTTTCCAAGAACTCCAAAAAACTGCGACTTCTAG